ACTAACACAGGTTTTCTCACAGCACACAAACCTACATTCTTCATGGCTATCCTCCTTCTTAGATTCATTAAATACTAAATGCAGCTGTTTTTCCTATTGTAAGATACACATCATCAACTAAACCTCGTTTCACTTCTTGAAGCACTTCCAAAATCAACAAGGCTATTATGAGATAAAATTATTACTTGCACATCGTCAAGGGTTCACACAGAGCCAATGACAAGCACCATCCTCATAGGTTTCATCCCACAAAATATGACCTAAATTCCTAAGCAACGCACCTCACGGCAACATGGATATGATCAGTCGATACTTTCCATGAAAGAATAAGCTGccagttgtttcttaaagaatatAATTCAGCTAGATGCCACAACAAATTCTCAACCATGGCATAAAGAGTCCGAAAAAGACACCATGCTTCGGAGAGCTCCGCTACAGGGACTGCTATTTGATGAGCACACACACTATAAAATCATCCATTTCGTTAGCTCATATACCTCATAAAAAACCAGAATCTCAACTGTTTTTTGGGATCAGATAATCACCacaataaacaaaaagaataaaaaaaatcaaatctttaGAACAAGCACCAGAAGAAGGAGCAAGAATTAGTGTCCGGGCATACCGTTTCTTGTGGCGCTTCGAGCGGAAATGCTCGTCCCGTACATCCTCGCTAGCAAAGTATCGGCTGCAACACCAGAAACAATAGCAATCCATAACGACCTCTAGAGAAAAGAAAACCGTTGAAAGCAAATCTTCTCTAGAGTGCAATCAAGTATTACTCGCAGTGAAGACAGTAGAACTGGCCCATCCCGGGAAGGTCCTCGTCGAGCGGCAGGGGTTTCGCCGCCGCGGCCGCCTCCTCCGCCTGCTTCAGTATTTCGTTATATACCTCATCGTCGCGTGGTCATCAGGAATCAAATCGGTCAAGGAGGCAAAACATActaatgacaaaaagaaaaaaaaaagtaattcgaACGGAAGACAGCAAAAAGGATATCTTTGAGGAGGAACTTGGATCGGCGAGCAGTTTTGTGTGAGAAGCGGCGCTTCTTCACCTTCCTGCTCGGGCACTTCCCTCCCATCTctccctcctcgtcctcctcctctttcttctctcctaTCTCGTGCTCGGGAGCGTCAAGAGGCGAAAGGGCAACTGCGGGAACCCTAATTGGGGTTAGACGGCGCGGTGCATCGTTTGCATATATACCCTTCAAGTTAAAGCTAATTGTTTTTATACTAAGTAGGCCAATTTTGGGCCGAAATTGGGCTGACAAATGTTAAACCCAACTCAGTCGAACTCGATCCCATTACCAATTCATACGAAGGGACGCGGGTATACGAAGACAAAGATTCCACTTGGATCCATCGCAGGAAGCTGCGAGGACAGTTCACCGAAATTACAAAATTATTCTGTTTGAAATAATAATAACTATAATAACAATTATATTATTGTTGGTGGTGGCGTTATTGCTGTCTTTTTCTTGGGCGTAGCACGCGGCTGTCACGCGTCTGACATCATCCAAGAGGTGATTTCGACGAACACTTGCAGGCGTCATCACGGAGTCCCATGTCGAAGCAATTGCTTCCATGTGAAGGTGTGAGGGGCGATTTGGTCATTTCGGTAGAAACTTCGTGTCTCCTATCCACCGCCACGTTTGCAGGTCCGTCAACGACGACCGTTGACACAAAGCTCACTGAGGGGGCCCGGTGAAGATCCCGCCGTTCGTGTTCGAGATTGGCGGATGATGAACGGTCCTGATGGGTCGATTGGACCGACCTTGTCCTGGCGACGCGAGGGGTTCAAATCACCTGTATGAATTGCGGCAGGATCCAGCTTTCCTTGGCCGCGGCCAGTGTGGCGCCCACCGTGAAAGATAAAGTGGGACCGTCTAGACTGCGAGCAGGGAAGCTGGATCCTGACGTCGGGGCAAAAGCGATCCACGACCACCAGGCGCACGTGTGGGGTCCATCGACTCGTGACTCCCCGGCCCTCATGCCTCCGAAGCTTTATTTATGTCTCCCCATTTCCGCTCCACTTCGAGCCCTCGACTCGCCTCACAGGACTCGGAGCTTGAGAGAGAGCTACGGGCTTGCGATCATGAGCAAGGTAATTCTGACGAGCTTAATTCTCCTTGCGCATCTTTTATGAAATTACTGGCGAGATGTTATCTCTAACATTCTTCGCAGCAGAAAAATAACAGTGGCGGCGACAAGAAGAATTCTGCTACCGGACACTCCGATCAGGGAAAGAAGGACGATGGCGCGATCACCGTGGTTTACAAGGTGGGAATGTACTGCGAGGGCTGCGTCGACAAGGTCGTCAGATCCGTCAAGGAATTCCCAGGTAGTAAGTGGTTCCCCACGGGTTTCAAGTCACATCCTCCGGTCCATGCATCAGCGACGCCTGATCCTTCTTACCGGACTGTGATTTAGGGGTGCAAGAGGTGAAACCCGAGCTGGAGAGCAGCAAGCTGACGGTGGTGGGGAAGATGGATCCCTGGAAGCTCCGGGATCGCGTGGAGGCGAAGACGAAAAAGAAGGTGGACCTCGTCTCCCCCATCAAGAACCCCGACGCCGCAGCTGATCAAAAGCCTGTCAATGAAAAGGCCAAAGAGTTATATGTATGTCGTCTTCCACGCAAAAAACTCAGTTTATCACGTGCCCTTTCGGTCTACACAAAGATCTATGCATTTCTTGATTGTTTTGTGCAGCTTAAGGCCACGACGGTGGTGTTCAAGATTTCACTATATTGCCACTGCCGAGGCTGCATTAGAGGAATCGTGAACACCATCCGGAGGATCGAAGGTAGAGTTTCTTTGTCACTTCTAATATGGAAGGTCGTCCTAGATCTTGATTAATGTTCTTTGACCGAGTCGTCTCCCCACATCTTTGGATAATGACTTTGGTGTACTCCCTTAGGAGTGCATGACGTCTCCATCGACGCCCAGAATGAACTGGTCACCGTCACTGGGACCATGGACGCGAAGGCGGTGACGAAGATCTCGAGTCACAACATGGTGCGGGAGGTGAAGGCGGTGCAGccgaaggaaggaggagaaggcgTCAGCGACGGGGAGAACAAGGAGCATGCCGCaacggcagcggcggcagcagctgCGGTGCAGGCGGTGGCGGAGGCAGGTAGGATGGATTACTTCGAGTGGCACTATCGCCGGATGCATCACGCGCCGCAACTGTTCAGCGACGAGAACCCCAACGCTTGCTCCATCTCGTGAAACGCCAGCGACTCAAGTGAAGAACTCAGGCGAAGAATGGCAGGTGAAATGGAACGAATGAAAGAAAACATAAAGAGTTGTAAGATGCTTGAAGTCTCTTGTATGGTGGCAATGGGGGATTGACGTCAAGAGCAGAAGCTTTTTCTTCTGCTTTCTGAATGGATACTATGCATGGGGCGTGCAAAAGAACAGACTGTTTGATGACACATGAATGAATGCAGCATTCCCACACCCTAGTCAACAACACTTCACTGTCACTTTCCTTATAATCATCTCACATTTGTCTGCTGGCTAATGAGATGTCTCGCATTTATAATTTCCAGTGGCCCTACATCATCAGTACCATGTTGATTGATCCAGGGAAGAAGGCATAGTTAATGCAGGCCAGTGATTCTTTTCTACGCTGCTGATGCATGGAATGTGTGTCCCGGTGGCATGCCGACTGTGTGCAATATAAATTGACCTCATCAAGTCTTCCAGATTAAAGCGTTGGAGATCAAATGGAAAGTACTGCTATAACTTCACCGACATGTGGACATCTCCTACACTAAATGCTATGATCAGTGTGTCCTCGATGGGACCGTGCAGGCAGGTTTCAGACTTTACCTTCGTGGAAGAGACAGAAGCTGATCTGATGAACAGTGAATGGTGTTCAGAACGCTCGGTCAAAGAgatagaataaaatattagattaaacCCCAGCAAAGAAAACATGCGAGTGTTGGAAGTTGAtacgatgaagatgatgatgaatgGTGGACGCGTTTATATGAAGGGGGATGGGATGGTTGACCCGAAGGTCATCGTGAAACCTCGCACGCATGGATTATAGTTTGGGTAGATCACACACCTGCGGTCAAGTCAATTCGTCCTTTTTCTGCCCCTCCTTCACATCCTCCGGCACCCCGGCACACGGTAGCCGAAGCCTTGCCCTTAGGGCACGGTAAGCTCCTCTGCAGAACCTTAGCTGCACGCTTCAGGACACTGTTGCTCCTCACCAACATAGCTTCGTGTTTAGAGAGAGATTGTCATCGAGATATCTTTATGCTGGCTCGTCTGTCCTCGATAAAGGCTGCAGATCAGTACATGCTTTTCTTTTACGTGGAAAGAATTCTAATCATGGATCGACTTGGCTAAGCTTTTCTTGTGACCGGAAGGAAGTGAGCATGACCTAAGCTGCATGAAGACGAGTCTCTGATATGCCATTCTCACCTGGAATCTGTGCATGTGTTTCCTGCATATGAGAAGAAGCTTCAAGCCGGTGCATGTTGGAGACGGTCCGATACTTAGTTGCCATGTTGTCTCGAAGCCAGGAAGAGCCGTGGAGGACCAGATGCATTTGTCTAGCTGACAGAAGATACGGAATGATGAGGTATATATGgaatgaaaattttatattttttatatattttaaatcttaaaTAATTTATGGTTTAAGAATCAATAATAGATTTAAGTATATAATTTAAATGCATGATTTAAGTGTACGattgaaatattatatatatatatataatcttaatgaatgaaaatatttctttcataATAAATTCTTGGATTCTTCGTGTATCAAAGTTGCTTCAAACAAGGTTCTCTCTTCCTAATCATCCGACGTGATCGATTCTTGCTATCCTAGATAATAATTCTCTCTACCCATCGACACTATCTCCTCTTATTTGTTTCCTTTTCTAATCCAACATTAAACTCAATGTCTATTCCATTACTCTTGATCTTCCCGATCTACTCTAATCGACGAACACATGCCATCACCATCATTGCTCTACTTTGTTTGGCAATCCTACTCAAATACCGAACAACCAAAGAAGATTTATCAGTGCTAAAGAAGCTTTCTTTGCTTGACGATCTTCCTCTCTCTATTGTAAAAACCCCAACCACCTCTTTTTGTGACTTCATTGTAGCCACCGACCTCCTGTTATCATTGTCGTAAGAAGGGGCCTTTCTCGTACCTTCCTAATCTATTTCCTCCTAGGATTAACATGATCTTTATGGATCTGATCATAGTCTCTTGCATTCATATGCTAAGCCTTTTATCTACTTTGATGAAAACAACGTaagagaaaaatattattaatgattATATGTAAAATCTAAAAGTTCTTATAGATGATTTGACTTTAATAATTCATCTCCtaagtgataaaaaaattattttttatttttttctcaatagCCTAGGAGACAAATATAAGGAATTGTCAATAACAATTCGAGCATGTAACTCACTAATATCAATTAAAGATCTATATGACATGTTGATTGATCTTGAAATATATCTCAAACAAGAAGAGATGAAGAGGAGACCAACTATTATAGctcaatttaatcaaaaaatcaaaagaaaagatAATCAAAGTAATAAAAACTTCAATAAATAATCGAACAATATGCCTTCTAAATATAATAGGTAATACACAAAGCCATTATCTTTCGTTACATAATCAACTCTCTAACACTTCAATccaaataattcaaaaaattatttcaataatAATCACCACAATTATTAATAATTCTAACATCCTAACAATAATAATCAGTAAAAAGTCATATGCCAACTTTATGATAAAATTTGGACATGCAACAAAAGTTTATCGATCTCGACCCAAACCTACTACTACACCCTATTGGAAATCTGAGGCAGCATCACacaacaaaagaacataaaacaaaatctcatGTTTTGTTTTTTTAGTTTAACTAGAGGTTAATTTTATAGAGACATTTAGTCTAATTATTAAACCGATGATAATTCGACTTATCACTATCACTCAAGGCCAACATGTATATTAATTATATGTTAACAACACTTTCTTATAAAAGGAGatatgtctttatgcaacaaccccttgGTTTCATCAATCCTTAATATCTAAATTATTTttgtaaactataaaaaaaatatttatggatTTCGCTAAGCTCCAAGAGCCTAGTATACCAAACTTGGCTCTTGTTTTATATCAATCGGCTTCGTCTACTCTAAATCTAACACCTCTTTATTTTTACAATAATAAAAGAGATGTATTGTATATCTACTAacctatgttgatgatattatcatcacatgtaataatttttaaagattaaatattttttttaaatatttgataaatCAATTCTCCATAAAAGACCTAGGAACCTCAACCTATTTTTTGAGAGTGGAAGATACATtcatgttttcttgaattttactaTCTAAAGGAAATACATTGGAGatctattatcaaagataaaAATGTAGAATGTTAAAGAAGTGATCACCCCACTCTTCACCACTAAGttactcaaattatatgatgataacGATTCTACATAATACTGATAAGTATTTTATTCCTTATagtatttatcttttttatatatcatttgtagtcaataaattatcataaattcATGTATTAGTCCACCGTTGAAGTTGAATATTAAGTCATCGCTACCACTATTACAAAACATAATTTGGCCATCAATTTGCTATATGAACTTACGATCATTTCATAATTCACTCCTGTAATATGTTATAATAATATCGCTACCACTTACTTATATTCTAACTCAATATTTTATTCTTACATGAAATACATTGTCATCGATTTCTATTTCATTAAAAATTAAGTTATTTCTCGTGTCAATATTTTTGATTAATTAGCAAACTCTCTTTGTATGAATATACATTAATTCGATGAAAAAAAATTCATTTcacaaataaattatttaattttttattcaccAAGCCACTGTCTCGTGATTGATGGGCTTCGTGTACCACGGCCACCGCGGTGCAGCGGATCGGCGCGCGCCCAGCGATCTTGACTGAGACATTGCGAATCGATCGATCTGAATCCGACGGCAGAGGAGGATTTGTGGATTCGTGCAATCTATCAAAAGCCCCTCCGCTGCTTCGAAATCTTATCGGTTCGAGAGCCCAAAAACCCTCTGGGAGGCGTGGGAGATGGAGCTCCTTCCTCTGCGAGCTCCACCAGCTCCTTGGAAGGCCGGAGGAGGTAATGAATACTCATACTGATCCCAgcttctaatatcttagagaaggGTTTCGCCTGCCTAATCTCTGACATGGAAGACTGCTTGCTACTTCCTCTGATCTTGGTTTTCTCCATTCCTAGCCATCGATAGATAGCTGCAGATGTTTGGTTGGTTTCAGGGAGGACTGCCTATCTTGTGTCAGAATTAATCGAGGGATATTTCTTGCCGTAGAAATGTAATTCCGGTAGCCTTTAGGGCTTTTGATTTCGATGAGTTAGTTCAAGTAGTATTCAGGCGAAATTTTCAGAGAAGATGCTTGAAGTTGTCCCGCTCTTGTGTTCTTCTTACAATTTATGGATTCTCCTTTTACTTTCGACGCAAATTTCTGACAGAATTGAAGCTACTAAAAGGGGACAAGTTTTTTGAATGTGTCAAGCTAGTAGAAGTTGAAGGCAAGGATGTCAGACAAATTTGACTCTTCTGTTTGGTTCACTTGAGGTTTAGATGTTTTGGCAATCCCTGCCTGCACTCAATGACTGAGCAATCCGTTCTTCACTACCAGTGGAGAACAGGAATCGAATATAACCCTCAAGTTTGATCCCCGAACCAAATCCGATGACTCTTGTATACCTACTATGACCGAGCTCTCAAGAAACTCTCATCATCCGGTGATGGCATATATAGAGCCAGCTGCTCCTAGAGCACACTCCCTATCGTTGTCGTGGCCTTTTTCCATGGAAAGAATAATTCCCTATATAAACGATTTGCCAACCGAGAAGAGCTAGCCAATTAAGAAATCTACAAGTAGAAAATTTGGTAAActctgtatgtgtgtgtgtgtgtgtgtgagagagagagagagagagagagagagagagagagagagcacccaAAGTGTTGCTTGTGATGTAGTCATTGTGCTACAAACTTGGCCCTCATTtcttttgctttatgttttaggTATTACTTAAGACATTTCTTTCCCTTTTGACAAAAGAACGAAAGATATTTGTTCCATGTatctttgagttttttttttttttgtcgttaCGTGTTTCTTCTTAGACTTGTAATTTTTgggcttatggacttgtttaaatTAAGTTGGAGTAATACATGGATATACATTTGTCCACGTTTCTGTAATCCCAAATATCTTCAAATAAATTTTGAAGATCCTGTCTTCGTTTGTGAAACGATATATGAATATACATGTTATGGTGACAGGAGATTTCTCGTAATATGACACCATTGCGATGCTTAGACGTTCAAATTCCAGAGCAGCCTCCGGGTGTTAACTTGATTCATGCCAACATGGAATATGACAATGCATATCTTGCTCATGTTTCTCGATTATATATCACTGTATCATTTCAAATGCTGGAGTACTGTCTGAAATCTCTATAGCTTCACTTTGCAAGGTCCGAAATGCAAGCGATGTCCACGTCGCTAGCTTGATTAAATTCAACTCACATGGAAGAGGTCGAAAGAGTTGCTTTGCGGTATCTGCATTACCTGAAACTGCTGCATCGGTGGTATTTGCTGCCATGGCTGTGGGTGCTGCAGCATCACTCCTTGCCAGAACAACCAAAGCTTCCGACACTGCCAAAGTATGTTCTTTAATTGCTTACACAAAAGCTTAGATCCTAATCTTTACAACTCGATGTCACCCTAACTGCATGTTTAACTAGGCAGAGCACTTgaaaacttgtgaagattgtggtGGTTCCGGAATCTGCACAGGGTGTAACGGAGAGGGGTTTATCCTCAAGAAGATGTCTGAGGAAAGTGCTGAAAGGGCCAGATTGGCTGCAAAGAACATGGCCACTCGTTACACCGCAGGGTATGTTTGAACTTTGGTTTCATGCTTAAGACGATCTCTTGAACGTTACTCACCTTTGGTTCTTCAGACTTCCAAAGAAGTGGAGTTATTGCTCAAGGTGTTTGTCTTCTCGGTCTTGTGCTACTTGTGGAGGGACAGGGAGAATTAGCTGGTAAGGTATTTTGCAATTGTCTGGTGCATTGAAAAGAAATCTAATGTGATGCTTGACCCTTGGAAGGTCGAAGTCGCAAATATCAATCGATGATGCATCTGACTTTGCTGCTCTTTTATGTTTGAATTGCAGAAAAAGACCGGTCGAAAGACGTAATGGTGCTGCATAACTTATTGCAAGTGGCACATCATCAATGCTTATCTCTGTGTCAGCACGAAGATTTCGACCAGTCGTCATGCTGTCATCCTACAATTGCGACTTGTTTGTCTTATAACTAACAGACTGTAATCATGACCTAATATTCTGTTTTTTTCATAATGAATGAGGTTCAACTTGGTTTTATTTAAATCAGTCTTGCTTGTGCACATGCTCAAGCGTGCCGTTAGCGCTTCGATTGTGGTCGCTTGTAAACTCATTACGATATAGTTTTGTTCAGTAATTATGCAATCTGATTTCCAATCTTGTGATCACATATTTTTGCTGTTAGTTTCATCATCTTTGTGACTAGTTTAGACTTGTGGTTTTTTGCACAGACAAAAGCATGCATGAGTCATGGAGCTGCATGCCATGATAGTGGAAGCTCGGCCTCAAATGGATCATCAAACCCTCTAATTCTACATTTCTAGCTTGGAAATATCACAAGAACTTTACCCTTTTATGCTGCAACAGCTACACTATGGTGTCACTAAGTATATTTATTCCTTGTATCATAGATTAAGAAACACTAATCTTGTATGCTCATCTCTTAAGCTTAAGTTTAATTTGGAGAATACCTGCCTTTGGTATGATTCATTCAACAAGTTTCCTTCTCCAAAACCTATTCTTGTGTTTCTGCTTGTATGACAAACTTCTGCAGGGTTAGAACTCATCTCTCATAAGGAAACTAAGGATTGGGCACAAGACATACAAAACTCTAAACCATGTTCGGGCATAAATTTCTCTTATAATATGGATCGTGATTCCTAACTTGAATATGTTTGTGAGCAGGTGACATCTTGAATATGTTCGACAAGGTCTCTTTGACGCtcaatgatttgaaatatttaaacTCATATTTTACAAGGAGTGTTAGGGCCTACTTGGCAAGGTCTCTTCGACATGCGCAATCGATTGTTGTCGTATCcattctaaagaaaaaaaaaataatcacgAGGAAAAAAAGAATTATTCCTCCTTTGTCTACTTAAATCTATGACCTTCTTATACTCCAAAGCTCAAAGAAAGAACAGGACATGCGCAATCGATTGTTTGTCGTATCCATTCTAACGAAAGAAGAATTAATCATGACCTTTTATACTTAAATCTATGACCTTCTTATACTCTGAAAGCTCAAAGAAAGAACAGGAAAATACAATCATGACCTTTTTATACTTAAATCTATGACCTTCTTATACTCCAAAGCTCAAAGAAAGAACAGGAAAATGCAATGCAGATGAATTCAGCATCATGCAGAATGGCCAAAATAAACTGCACATAACGAATATGATTGATATGAATTACCACATGTTCTTGCGTCTCAAACTGTCTACGAgcatgagaaaggaaagcggcaaaGGTAGGATCTCCTGAAACATACATGTGCACGAGATCGTACTGTATGTGTTGCACAGAAAAGAAAAGCTCGAGGAGGAACATTATGCAGAGACCTCTGAGCAAGAATGTCCTTCAAAGGCTGGTCCACTGCAGAAATAATTAGGAGGGGATGTTGGTCTCTGCAAGCCCCACTCCGTGTGAGGAAAGCTGCAAGGAGTCTCAATGGCCGAGACTCTTACTCTCCTCATGTCCTACATTTCTTGGTTCCTTTCCGATCCATGAGATCTTACTGCCATCTCATGTTCTTACTAACTTCACAAGGGTAAGTTTGAGCCTCATCCAAACACACACATCTATCACCATCATACTCTACTTTCACCATATGCATAAGAGAGAGAAATAGAAGCAAAATGGGATTCATCACTCACAacaatcatcttcttcttcttcttcttcttcttcttttttctcaggatatatatataaataaataaaagaaatatcaagTAACACTTACTGTGAGATGAATATAGAAGAGAATGACAGGAAAGTCCAACAAAAAGGGAGCTCAGGTGACATTTAGTGTCACACTAGCAATACATTTGTTGCTAGGAACTCTTAGCGAGTGTCACACAGAGCTCAACACTCGTAAGGTTTTGACAAGCTTGCACCGAATTGATGCAGCTATTTTCATACCATCTGATTCACTTTTGAGGTGCTCTTTGGATTCTTCTACTTCAAAGTATCATCAATGGAAAATAAATCTTTGTTCCGTTATATCATCGAAGGGAACAAAAAAGATACAAAAGAAAGGGGGGTGTATATGAGCTAATGCAAGAAGAAGATCTTCCATACAAGCTAGAAGAGCTCTTATCATTTTATGGTGGATTCCATAGGACTTGTCCATCTTTTATCTTGATCTTTTGAGTGGGAATCTTTATCTGGTTCAGCATCAAACATCATGAGCGCATGTTGAGGTGTAGAGTTGGAGAATAAGATTGCATATATCATTTATGAATTATAGAAAGAAACCGGAGAAGTAAAGATCTCAATCATTTACTCTTTGGAACCCTCCactagaaaagagaaagaaataggGAGACTATCCATCAAATACACAACAAGAAATCACCAGATAAAACCTCATGGGGTGTAAACTGTCCAGAGAAGGGAAGATCGAGAGAGCCGTTCGATGCCTGCCTCGCTAATAAAACCGGGAAGGGATCGAAAGAAAGAGATATTACCTCACATCCGAGACGAGCGTAGAAGGCAGCGGACACCAGAATGAGATAGCCATTTGTTTGCCGATGCAGCATCATCAAGATTCTCATGTAGAACCACCGTAGCTGTCTAATCCATGTGAATCTTGATGATGCCCCACCCACAAACACCGACTCTTGGAACCCAACCCATCCCATCCGTGCGCGACTTCCCACCCTAAATCCATGGGAAGATGAGGATGGAGGAGAGAAGTCATATACCCTCTTCTGTTTCCGTTTCGTTTTCTATCCTGTGGAAACAAAATGGAGAGACTGAGATGCACGATCAAATGAACACCGGGACGCACAGTCAAGGGATCTTGCAGCCACCAGGAATCGAGATCTAGGTTTCTTTATGGAAGACGAAGTTTGGACTGGAGATCTTTCTAGGTTTGGTTCCTCGGGGAAGAAGATGGCAAGGGCCAGAAGATACAGGCTACTGGATCGGAAGGTGAGCATCCACCGGAGAGAAAGAGACTGAGAGGAGGGATCTGCGGAACAAGAGGCTATGCGGTTGTGaagattgagagataaagagcACTATTTATAGCCAAAAGATTGTGATAGAGAAAAGTCATACAAAAttaggatagagaaaaaaaatgaaataccATAATTTATAGACAACCAATAATATTATTCGAAATATGATCGACTCTACAGTAATGATATCACATAAAAGATGTTATATGATATCGAAAAGTATCGTTGcattgagcaaaaaaaaaaaaatgtcgattataattttctataattttttttgtttagtagTTTTTATATTGTAAGAAAATTCAATTAATAGCTAGTGATGCTGTGTTTCGATGTTAATAGAATCGTGAAATAACAAGATATGATCATGGCAAAGGAAAGTCAATGTATCAAACAAGCATGTCATCGTTATTATGACTTAGGGTTTGGATTCATTTTGTGGCGAGGATACTGGTTGGCACAGACAGCAAGAAATGCTTTCATGTGCACTCCAAAGCAATTTTACTGGTGAGAGATGTTTTTATTGGCTGAAAGAGTCACTGAACTCTAATTCGAAGCTTGACAGTAATGCCTGATCTCTTTCCCAATAGGTGTGAGAAGAATGAGGGAAagcgagagagagtgtgtgtgtgtgagagagagagagagagagagagagagagagagagagtgcaccACGCGGAGGCGGCAACTCCTGCTCCGCTGAGCTAAAGGGTCGATTGAATCAGTACAATGCaacaccagagagagagagagagagagagagaagagagagagagagcgagtgcAGGTCCTGCTCTGGTGAGCAAGAAGGGACGAATCAGTATGCAACAGCAGGGCAGGTATCAAAAGAAGAGATTCACGAACAGCAGTGGCCCTCCGATCCAGCAAGCATGcagtcagcagcagcagcagcacaccAATTCGATCGGCAGAATTCAACAGCCATCTACATTATTGCAGTCCTCCTTGCGAGTACTGACGGGATGAACAGTTGGGAGCCGATCAAACATGTAGTCTTATGCTAAATCTCCATCGAGATGGCAAAACTGATATGAGCTC
The DNA window shown above is from Musa acuminata AAA Group cultivar baxijiao chromosome BXJ2-4, Cavendish_Baxijiao_AAA, whole genome shotgun sequence and carries:
- the LOC103980230 gene encoding zinc finger C2H2 protein ECU02_0310, which translates into the protein MGGKCPSRKVKKRRFSHKTARRSKFLLKGDDEVYNEILKQAEEAAAAAKPLPLDEDLPGMGQFYCLHCDRYFASEDVRDEHFRSKRHKKRVKQMSGPAPHTQLDADLAAGMGMPDNGPKLMSF
- the LOC103980221 gene encoding heavy metal-associated isoprenylated plant protein 3-like, with amino-acid sequence MSKKNNSGGDKKNSATGHSDQGKKDDGAITVVYKVGMYCEGCVDKVVRSVKEFPGVQEVKPELESSKLTVVGKMDPWKLRDRVEAKTKKKVDLVSPIKNPDAAADQKPVNEKAKELYLKATTVVFKISLYCHCRGCIRGIVNTIRRIEGVHDVSIDAQNELVTVTGTMDAKAVTKISSHNMVREVKAVQPKEGGEGVSDGENKEHAATAAAAAAAVQAVAEAGRMDYFEWHYRRMHHAPQLFSDENPNACSIS
- the LOC103980205 gene encoding uncharacterized protein LOC103980205 isoform X1 codes for the protein MELLPLRAPPAPWKAGGASLCKVRNASDVHVASLIKFNSHGRGRKSCFAVSALPETAASVVFAAMAVGAAASLLARTTKASDTAKAEHLKTCEDCGGSGICTGCNGEGFILKKMSEESAERARLAAKNMATRYTAGLPKKWSYCSRCLSSRSCATCGGTGRISW
- the LOC103980205 gene encoding uncharacterized protein LOC103980205 isoform X2, giving the protein MELLPLRAPPAPWKAGGASLCKVRNASDVHVASLIKFNSHGRGRKSCFAVSALPETAASVVFAAMAVGAAASLLARTTKASDTAKAEHLKTCEDCGGSGICTGCNGEGFILKKMSEESAERARLAAKNMATRYTAGLPKKWSYCSRCLSSRSCATCGGTGRIS